GAAGATTGAACCGATGAAAGACCCGACATGTCTGCGGACAGAATATTTTGTTCCTTCTTTTGCGGTGGACGGAGCAAATGGTTCCCGATGGATGGCTGCTGCCGAAGATAGTATTAATCCATGGATTGTGGCAGATTTGGGTACTGTAAAGAAGGTCAGACGCAGTGAAATTTATTTTGTACGCCCTACTGCCGGACATGCTTATGTTATTGAAGCATCGATGGATGGAAAAGTCTGGCAAGAGTTCGCTGTCCATCAAGATAGGAAGATGTGTTCACCACATACCGATGTCTTGAATAAAAGGTTCCGTTATCTGAGAATTAAAATCCTAAAAGGAGTCCCCGGTATCTGGGAATGGAATATTTATTAATAAGCCAAAAGTGTATGAATATAAAAATGAATATGAAAGTCCCCACATGTATTGTAGTATTGATTTTTACTTTGTCAACAGTAAATGTATTTGCACAGAATGATTACAAGTGAGGAGAATGGACAACTTGGGGCGATCAGGGAGATGGCACCTATTGTAATCCTGTCCTTCCTTCCGATTACAGTGACATTGATTGTATTCGTGTGGGGGATGATTATTATGCTATTTCTTCTACCTTTCAATATTCCCCAGGTATGGTGATCATACATTCCAAGGATTTGGTGAACTGGACGATTAAAGGTCATGTGGTTTCTGATCTGAGACAGATCAGTGAAGAAATGAACTGGACGCGTATGAATCGTTATGGCCGAGGTATTTGGGCAGGGGCAATTCGTTATTATCAGGGAAAATTCTATGTGTATTTCGGTACACCGGATGAAGGTTATTTTATGTCGACAGCTACCGATCCTGCGGGACCGTGGGAACCGTTGCACTGTGTAAAAGCAGAAAAGGGATGGGATGACTGTTGTCCTTTCTTTGACGATGACGGGCAACTATATTTTGTAGGTACCCATTTTGCTGATAAATACAAAACTTACCTGTACCGGATGACACCTGATGGGAAGACCTTGATCGAAAACTCTAAAATATTAATTAATGAGGGGTATGGTCGCGAGGCAAGTAAACTTTATAAAATCAACGGAACATATTATCATTTTTTCAGTGAAGTTAAAAATGGCGGTAGATATATCATGATGCAACGTTCTTCTTCAATTACAGGACCGTATCTTGAAAGGAAACAATTAAGTCATGTACAGCGTGAATATAATGAGCCTAATCAAGGCGGACTTGTTGAAGGTCCTGACAGGAAGTGGTATTTTTTTACCCACCATGGTACGGGTGACTGGGCAGGTCGGATTGCTAGTCTGCTACCGGTATATTGGGTCGATGGTTGGCCGATTATTGGTGAGGTTGGGCAGGATGGCATTGGCACAATGGTATGGCAAGCGGCCAAGCCTTCCAATGAGTATCCGGTTCGGACTCCACAATCATCTGATGATTTTAGCAAGTCGGTACTTTCTCCTCAATGGGAATGGAACTACCAGCCCCGGGACGAGATGTGGTCATTAACGGAAAGACCAGGCAATTTGCGGTTAAAAGCTTTTCGTCCATTAGTCACGGATAATTTGCTGAAAGCGGGAAATACCTTGACTCAGCGTTGTTTTCGTACAAACAAAAATGAGGTTATTGTAAAAATGAACATTGAGGGCATGGTTGACGGACAGAAAGCCGGACTGTGTCATTACTCTAAGAGTTATGCCATGGTGGGGGTACGCCAGTCCGGCAAAGACCGGAATCTGGAATTTCAGACCAATAAAGAGAAAATCACAGGTCCTGCGATAAAGGGAAACAAGGTGTGGATTAAATCTGTATGGGGGCTGGATGGAAAAAGCCAATTTTCATATAGTACAGATGGCAGGAAGTTTACCCCGTTCGGAGAGGTATATCAACTTGAATGGGGATATTACCGGGGAAGCCGCATTGGGATTTACTGTTTTAATAATATAGCGGATGCGGGGTATATCGATGTGGATGAGTTTATTTATTTATATTAACTGTTTAGTGTATGAAACATTCCTTTAATTGTTTAAGTTATGAATTACTGCTTTATGTGCTCATTTGTATTCCATTCTGTTCTTGTTCTCAAAAAGATACAGGTGTGATTTCTCCTAATGGGAAGATATGTCTTTCTGTTGAAATAAAGGAAGATACTGAAAAAGACGGTTTTGGCAAAGTCTTTTTTAATGTAGAGTACAAAGATGGTAAAACTTCCAGAAGGGTTCTATCTGATACCCGAATTGGCTTGGAAACCCAGCTTATGTCATTTACCGATAACATCAGGTTGAAATCTGTGTCCGGTACTAAACTAATTGAAGATGATTATGTGATGCTTACCGGTAAAAGAAGTCATTGTCAGAATAGAGGAAATGAAAGGATATTTCGGTTTGAGAATGAGAAGGCAGAAACCTTAGATATCGTTTTCAGGGCTTACGATGACGGGATTGTATTTCGATATAGCTTACCATCTGTTCAAGATAAGGATAGTCTGACATCTGAACATACAGCTTACTATATTCCAGAAGGAACGAAAAGATGGATACAGAATTATTCTGTTGGTTATGAAGGTTTCTATCCATTGAAAACCAGAGCAGAAAGAGGCAAAGACAATATGTGGGGCTATCCATTACTTTTGGAACCAGCCGATTCATTGTTTGTGTTGATAACTGAGGCCAATATACTTCGTGGACATAGTGGTTCCAGATTGTATAATGGAAATGATATGAATCAATATCAAGTGCGGATGACAGATGATAAATTAGCCTTGGGTGATTCATTCACATCGCCATGGAGAGTTCTTATGATAGGTTCTTTGTCTGATATTGTAGAATCTACTTTGGTAACAGATGTCTCTGAACCTAACAAAATTTCTGATACAAGTTGGATTATGCCGGGCTCTGCATCATGGGTATACTGGGCGCATAATCATGGTTCCAAAAATTTCAAGATTGTAAAAGACTACATTGACTTGGCTGTTGATATGAAGTGGCCATATAGTCTGATAGATGCGGAATGGAATGAAATGTCAAACGGTGGAGATATTGAAGATTTGATAACCTATTCTCTTAGTCGAAATATAAAGCCTATGATTTGGTATAATTCGTCAACTGCTTGGATGGGGCCGGGTCCTCTTTACCGCTTGAATAGTAAGGAAAACAGAATAAAGGAATATACTTGGCTTCAAAAGTCAGGTGTAGTAGGGGTTAAGATTGATTTTTTTCCTGATGATTATTCGTCTAATATGGATTATTATATTGATTTGCTGGAAGATGCAGCTAAATATAAATTAATGGTCAATTTTCATGGAGCTACTATTCCTCGTGGATGGCAAAGGACTTATCCTCATCTGATGACTATGGAAGCCGTTTATGGGGCAGAGTGGTATAACAATAAGCCAATACTTACAGATCGTGCTGCTGAACATAATGTAACATTGCCATTTACCAGAAATGTCATTGGCTCAATGGATTATACACCTGGTACATTCTCTGATTCCCAACATCCTCATATCACTACTTGTGGGCATGAACTAGCTTTGTCTGTTGTGTTTGAGTCAGCATTGCAGCATATGCCTGATAGGCCGGAGGTGTACAGTTCATTACCTCGAAAAGTAAGAGAATTCCTTTCGGGATTACCTACTGCTTGGGATGATACAAAACTGTTGTGTGGCTATCCGGGTGCTGACATCGTACTGGCACGACGTAAGGGAGATGTATGGTATATTGGAGGATTGAACGGAACTAACGAGAATAAAACTCTTTCTTTTTCATTGGTTCCTCTGCAAGTTGAAGGAAAAACGATGGATGTATTTAAGGATGGGGTGGACGATAAGAGTTTTGCCATCGAAGAAGACATCCAGTTATCAAACGATAAAATGGATATGTCATGTCTTCCTCGTGGAGGATTTGTGGCAGTAATAAAGTAAGGATAATAAATGATATTGTTTTAAAAGTCGATATTGTTTTATTGTAAATCGTATTCATCCTATTTTTTTTCACTAAAAAAGCGCTACGTTTGCATTATATAATTCAATCGTAATATTTATGAAAGCAAAAAAATTACTATTACTATCCTTGTTATTTATAGCGGAGACTTTATCTGCTCAAAACTATCAGGTTCCTGTTTCGGAGCAAGATGAACCTATGATGCAAGGGAAATTCCAGCCTACTTGGGAATCATTGGCTAATTATAAAATACCGGAATGGTTTAGAAATGTAAAGTTTGGCATTTGGGCTCATTGGGGCCCCCAATGTGTGGAAGGATCTGGCGATTGGATGGCTCGTTCTTTGTATATGGAAAATTCGCCTGAATATCGACATCATATAGCGAACTACGGTCATCCTTCTGAATTTGGCTTTAAAGATATTATTCCGTTATGGAAGGCTGAAAAATGGGACCCCGATAAGTTGGTTGCATTTTATAAAAAAATAGGTGCTCAGTATTTTTTTGCTTTGGGTAACCATCATGATAATATGGACCTTTGGGATAGTAAGTATCAACCATGGAACTCGGTTAATATGGGGCCTAAAAAAGATATATTGAAAGGATGGGAAAGAGCAGCGCGTAAACATGGACTTTATTTTGGGGTCAGTCTGCATGCAGACCATGCCTGGAGTTGGTATGAGACTTCCCAAAGACACGATACTCAAGGTCCTAAAAAAGGTATTCCGTATGATGGGAAATTAACGAAAGCTGATGGAAAAGGAAAGTGGTGGGAAGGATATGATCCTCAGGACTTGTATGCTCAGAATCATCCGTTAAGTCAGGATAGTTGGGATAATGGTACAATTCATAGGCAATGGGCATGGGGAAATGGAGTTTGTTTACCAACACAGGAATATTGCACTAATTTCTATAATCGTACACTTGATGTAATAAACCGTTATAATCCGGATTTGTTGTATTTTGATGTAACTGTTGCACCTTTTTATCCTATAAGTGATGCAGGCTTAAAAATTGCGGCTCATTTTTATAATCATAATATGTCAATGCAAAAGGGTAAATTGAATGCCGTAATGTTTGGTAAGATTCTTGATGCAAATCAACGTAAAGCTTTGGTATGGGACGTAGAACGTGGAGCTCCTAATAAAATAATAGATGAACCTTGGCAGTCATGTTCGTGCCTTGGCGGGTGGCATTATAATACGTCTATTTATAATAATAATCAATATAAGTCGGCAGCTGACGTAGTGAAGCTGTTAGTTGATATTGTCAGTAAAAATGGTAACTTACTTCTGAGTGTCCCGTTGCGTGCAGATGGTACATTTGATGAAAAAGAAGAAAAGATATTGAATGAATTTGGTAATTGGATGAATATCAATAAGGAAGCAATCTATCAAACGCGTCCATGGAAAATATTTGGTGAGGGACCTATAGCGGATAAAGATGTTCAACTCAACGCCCAGGGGTTTAACGAATGGGCCTATAGTAAAGCTGATGCAAAGGAAATACGTTTTACACAAACAGATAAAAATTTGTATGCTACAGTTTTAGGATGGCCTGAAGATGGGAAAATCTTAATTAGGTCTTTAGCGGAAGGTAACGGGTTATATCCCACTAAAATAGGCAGAGTAGAGTTGCTTGGTTACGGAAAAGTATCTTTTACACGTACTGATAAGGGACTTGTTGTTGATATACCCGCTAAATCGTTGAAGAATATAGCCCCTGTCTTGAAAATTAGAAAATAAAAGTTATTACTATGTCGTCTATTCAGGGATACAAAATGAAAGAGTATAGCATGCCTACAAAGAGGTATTGCCAAACTTTAAGCCTTAAAAATAATCCGATTCTGATTGAAGAGTATCGTAAGATACATAGTGAAGAAAAGGCATGGCCGGAAATAAGGGCGGGGATACGTGCAGTAGGGATTCTGGAAATGGAAATTTATATATTGGGATCACAACTTTTTATGATTATAGAAACTCCACTGGACTTTGATTGGGAGATAGCTATGGATAAACTGTCTAATCTTCCGCGGCAGGCTGAGTGGGAAAAGTATGTGTCTAAATTTCAAGACTGTCCGTATTTGAGTTCTTCTGCTGAAAAATGGAAGTTGATGGAACGTATGTTTTATCTGTATGAAGATTAGTTGAGGATAACGTAATCGTTTACTACGTGTTGAGAAAAAAGGAATAGTGTGAAAGTTGCTATTCCTTTTTTTCTGCTTAAGAGTGATAAGAGGTGCGATATTCTTGGGGAGTAATACCTGTGATTTTTTTGAATAACCTGTTGAAGTATGAATAATCTTCAAAAGCAAGATTTAATGCAACATTTTTGATTGACATATCATCGGTTATTAGTATGAGTTGAGCTTTTTCTATTTTCTTACGGTTAATGTATTTTAAGGGGGTATCTCCTGTCTCTTTTTTGAATAGACGAATAAAATGGTCTTTTGATAAACAGGAATTCTCAGCGAGTACTCTTAAATCAATAGTTTCATTTATATGTTTACGGATATAGTGAATGGCTTCTTCTATCCGATTGTCTTTTAATTCCATTTTTACTTGAGCTCTTTTTAGGAAACGTGCTAGCAATTGATATACAATACCTCTTGATTCTATCTTATCAGACAAGGTCCGTTGTTTGTTTTTTAGCAGATT
This sequence is a window from Bacteroides thetaiotaomicron VPI-5482. Protein-coding genes within it:
- a CDS encoding glycoside hydrolase family 43 protein is translated as MGDDYYAISSTFQYSPGMVIIHSKDLVNWTIKGHVVSDLRQISEEMNWTRMNRYGRGIWAGAIRYYQGKFYVYFGTPDEGYFMSTATDPAGPWEPLHCVKAEKGWDDCCPFFDDDGQLYFVGTHFADKYKTYLYRMTPDGKTLIENSKILINEGYGREASKLYKINGTYYHFFSEVKNGGRYIMMQRSSSITGPYLERKQLSHVQREYNEPNQGGLVEGPDRKWYFFTHHGTGDWAGRIASLLPVYWVDGWPIIGEVGQDGIGTMVWQAAKPSNEYPVRTPQSSDDFSKSVLSPQWEWNYQPRDEMWSLTERPGNLRLKAFRPLVTDNLLKAGNTLTQRCFRTNKNEVIVKMNIEGMVDGQKAGLCHYSKSYAMVGVRQSGKDRNLEFQTNKEKITGPAIKGNKVWIKSVWGLDGKSQFSYSTDGRKFTPFGEVYQLEWGYYRGSRIGIYCFNNIADAGYIDVDEFIYLY
- a CDS encoding L-rhamnose mutarotase; this encodes MSSIQGYKMKEYSMPTKRYCQTLSLKNNPILIEEYRKIHSEEKAWPEIRAGIRAVGILEMEIYILGSQLFMIIETPLDFDWEIAMDKLSNLPRQAEWEKYVSKFQDCPYLSSSAEKWKLMERMFYLYED
- a CDS encoding AraC family transcriptional regulator, producing the protein MASFVDKLHPLVLNIGLAIHNADWNWKNVNSPFTRLYYVTEGTAQVLISGKTQILKANHMYFIPAFTKHSYICNSYFSHYYLHIYEEHQSDSNLLDNWDFPIEIPAVEIDLALFQRLCTINPHMTLQKSDPTSYDNNYTLMQNLLKNKQRTLSDKIESRGIVYQLLARFLKRAQVKMELKDNRIEEAIHYIRKHINETIDLRVLAENSCLSKDHFIRLFKKETGDTPLKYINRKKIEKAQLILITDDMSIKNVALNLAFEDYSYFNRLFKKITGITPQEYRTSYHS
- a CDS encoding alpha-L-fucosidase translates to MKAKKLLLLSLLFIAETLSAQNYQVPVSEQDEPMMQGKFQPTWESLANYKIPEWFRNVKFGIWAHWGPQCVEGSGDWMARSLYMENSPEYRHHIANYGHPSEFGFKDIIPLWKAEKWDPDKLVAFYKKIGAQYFFALGNHHDNMDLWDSKYQPWNSVNMGPKKDILKGWERAARKHGLYFGVSLHADHAWSWYETSQRHDTQGPKKGIPYDGKLTKADGKGKWWEGYDPQDLYAQNHPLSQDSWDNGTIHRQWAWGNGVCLPTQEYCTNFYNRTLDVINRYNPDLLYFDVTVAPFYPISDAGLKIAAHFYNHNMSMQKGKLNAVMFGKILDANQRKALVWDVERGAPNKIIDEPWQSCSCLGGWHYNTSIYNNNQYKSAADVVKLLVDIVSKNGNLLLSVPLRADGTFDEKEEKILNEFGNWMNINKEAIYQTRPWKIFGEGPIADKDVQLNAQGFNEWAYSKADAKEIRFTQTDKNLYATVLGWPEDGKILIRSLAEGNGLYPTKIGRVELLGYGKVSFTRTDKGLVVDIPAKSLKNIAPVLKIRK
- a CDS encoding glycoside hydrolase family 97 protein; amino-acid sequence: MKHSFNCLSYELLLYVLICIPFCSCSQKDTGVISPNGKICLSVEIKEDTEKDGFGKVFFNVEYKDGKTSRRVLSDTRIGLETQLMSFTDNIRLKSVSGTKLIEDDYVMLTGKRSHCQNRGNERIFRFENEKAETLDIVFRAYDDGIVFRYSLPSVQDKDSLTSEHTAYYIPEGTKRWIQNYSVGYEGFYPLKTRAERGKDNMWGYPLLLEPADSLFVLITEANILRGHSGSRLYNGNDMNQYQVRMTDDKLALGDSFTSPWRVLMIGSLSDIVESTLVTDVSEPNKISDTSWIMPGSASWVYWAHNHGSKNFKIVKDYIDLAVDMKWPYSLIDAEWNEMSNGGDIEDLITYSLSRNIKPMIWYNSSTAWMGPGPLYRLNSKENRIKEYTWLQKSGVVGVKIDFFPDDYSSNMDYYIDLLEDAAKYKLMVNFHGATIPRGWQRTYPHLMTMEAVYGAEWYNNKPILTDRAAEHNVTLPFTRNVIGSMDYTPGTFSDSQHPHITTCGHELALSVVFESALQHMPDRPEVYSSLPRKVREFLSGLPTAWDDTKLLCGYPGADIVLARRKGDVWYIGGLNGTNENKTLSFSLVPLQVEGKTMDVFKDGVDDKSFAIEEDIQLSNDKMDMSCLPRGGFVAVIK